A single Antechinus flavipes isolate AdamAnt ecotype Samford, QLD, Australia chromosome 5, AdamAnt_v2, whole genome shotgun sequence DNA region contains:
- the RHNO1 gene encoding RAD9, HUS1, RAD1-interacting nuclear orphan protein 1 — protein sequence MPPRKKGKSQPRKSQLAFREGPLEGPKHPYGSPQLAAALPRHAPVKPIDHRTITSWVSPQFENTGGWLPLYQKQHQVPYNLRNLAKGSSRKATKHRFPPLSFESSVASSSETTSDNLLVMECPMQCPEDTSRRPLISIFSPQSCGELSSCDLQNSDYMVIPPDIQTPEQSPVKNSGHISTDHRQHMKRSCPLLMDPPKSPDPGPVLVADTPEEKYGLKVTWRRRHQLLSYLREKGKLSMSQCLVKI from the exons ATGCCTCCcaggaagaaaggcaaaagccaaCCTCGGAAATCACAGCTGGCATTTCGAGAAGGGCCCCTGGAGGGACCCAAGCATCCCTATGGATCTCCGCAGCTGGCCGCAGCCCTCCCGCGGCATGCTCCCGTCAAACCCATAGACCACAGGACCATCACTTCTTGG gTGTCTCCTCAGTTTGAGAATACAGGAGGCTGGTTGCCACTCTACCAAAAGCAACATCAGGTGCCTTACAATCTTCGGAATCTGGCAAAAGGTTCAAGTCGAAAAGCGACCAAGCATAGGTTTCCACCTCTGTCCTTTGAGAGTTCAGTGGCTTCTTCCAGTGAAACTACTTCAGACAATCTCTTAGTTATGGAGTGTCCTATGCAGTGTCCAGAGGATACTTCCAGAAGGCCCTTGATCTCTATATTCAGTCCTCAAAGCTGTGGGGAATTGTCCTCTTGTGACCTTCAAAATTCAGATTACATGGTTATCCCACCTGATATCCAGACCCCAGAACAGTCCCCTGTGAAGAACAGTGGGCATATTTCCACTGACCATAGGCAGCATATGAAAAGAAGCTGCCCCCTCCTAATGGATCCTCCCAAGAGTCCAGACCCTGGACCTGTGCTAGTTGCAGACACACCAGAGGAAAAATATGGGCTGAAGGTAACTTGGAGACGGCGACATCAACTTCTTTCTTATCTCAGGGAGAAGGGGAAATTGAGCATGAGCCAATGTCTTGTGAAGATATGA